A genomic stretch from Leptospira licerasiae serovar Varillal str. VAR 010 includes:
- a CDS encoding EAL domain-containing response regulator, whose protein sequence is MTDVRNSKKLLILDDEEEIAKILGEIAADCGFSVSLSHTAPDFLDKLDPSFDCVILDLMIPGMDGVDVIRFLSEKDVHPDVILISGADRRTLHSAETLAGEYGLHIAAVMEKPIRVSDIRNILSAIAEKESDISSRTKTGGKGNLGPTFEKEEVLEAVRSDQFILFYQPKFDLKTGRVDGFEALVRWNHPKLGLVFPDSFLPLMEKETSILNLMTEKIIDLALDETRIWHANGRKLRVAVNVSPVTLTELDFPERILAKITNKGIPQSQFQMEITETGFLENIRFTQDILTRLRIRGIGLSIDDFGTGYSSLKQLHRFPFTELKIDKSFVMDSPRDRESLFICQASIDLGHKLGMNVVAEGIETAEVERLMKEAGCDVGQGYYYSRPIHPEKIPEILSKFG, encoded by the coding sequence ATGACGGATGTAAGAAATTCTAAAAAACTTCTGATCCTCGACGACGAAGAAGAGATCGCAAAAATCTTGGGAGAGATCGCAGCAGACTGCGGCTTCTCCGTTTCTTTATCTCATACAGCTCCCGATTTCTTGGACAAACTAGATCCGAGTTTCGATTGTGTTATCTTGGATCTTATGATCCCGGGTATGGATGGAGTAGACGTGATCCGCTTCTTGTCCGAAAAAGATGTTCATCCCGATGTGATCTTGATCTCAGGTGCAGACAGGAGAACTCTTCATAGTGCGGAAACATTAGCCGGAGAATACGGACTGCATATCGCAGCCGTCATGGAAAAACCCATCCGAGTTTCCGATATTAGAAATATATTATCTGCGATTGCCGAAAAAGAATCGGATATCTCTTCCCGAACTAAAACGGGTGGAAAGGGAAATTTGGGTCCTACATTCGAGAAGGAAGAAGTTTTAGAAGCGGTTCGTTCCGATCAGTTCATATTATTTTATCAGCCCAAGTTCGATCTCAAAACAGGAAGAGTGGATGGTTTCGAGGCACTAGTGAGATGGAACCATCCCAAATTAGGACTAGTATTCCCTGATTCCTTTTTGCCTTTGATGGAAAAGGAAACTTCTATCCTAAATCTAATGACGGAGAAGATTATAGATCTCGCATTAGATGAGACAAGGATCTGGCACGCAAACGGACGAAAGCTTCGTGTGGCAGTTAACGTGTCTCCCGTTACTTTGACTGAATTGGACTTTCCGGAAAGGATACTCGCTAAAATTACGAACAAAGGTATACCTCAAAGTCAATTCCAAATGGAGATCACCGAAACCGGATTTTTGGAGAACATCCGTTTTACTCAAGATATTTTGACCAGGCTTCGGATACGGGGGATCGGTCTTTCGATTGATGATTTTGGCACCGGTTATTCTTCCCTGAAACAATTACATAGATTTCCATTCACCGAACTGAAGATAGATAAATCCTTCGTTATGGATTCCCCAAGGGATAGGGAATCATTGTTTATTTGCCAGGCTTCGATCGATTTAGGGCATAAGTTAGGAATGAACGTCGTAGCAGAAGGAATCGAGACTGCCGAAGTGGAAAGATTGATGAAGGAAGCCGGTTGTGATGTAGGCCAGGGCTATTATTATTCTAGACCGATTCATCCGGAAAAAATCCCAGAAATTCTTTCCAAATTCGGTTAA
- a CDS encoding glycosyltransferase family 2 protein, which produces MSAPWANSKFLIPALNEEESLPKVLDSLFDIGILPGQILILDNGSKDSTPQIAIDAGVILIQEPTRGYGAACLAGIRYLQERKISPEFIVFMDADGSDDLGNLNDLFFAFSQDPNTNFVIGSRTLGNAEPGSLSFLQKFGNRLSCFLIRTFYGVVFTDLGPFRILRWQSLLQLNLQDLTWGWNLEMQIKAVRNGFKIKEVPVHYRKRNGGKSKISGNLVGSLKAGVKILYIFFKLTFST; this is translated from the coding sequence TTGTCAGCTCCCTGGGCAAATTCCAAATTTTTGATCCCTGCCTTGAACGAAGAAGAATCCTTGCCTAAAGTTTTGGATTCTCTTTTCGACATCGGTATCCTACCTGGACAAATTTTGATCTTAGACAACGGTTCCAAAGACTCCACTCCGCAGATCGCAATCGATGCTGGAGTGATCTTAATACAAGAACCGACAAGAGGATACGGCGCCGCGTGTTTAGCAGGCATCCGTTATCTTCAGGAAAGAAAAATTTCTCCGGAATTTATCGTATTCATGGATGCGGATGGTTCGGACGACCTCGGAAACTTAAACGATTTATTCTTTGCATTCTCTCAAGATCCGAATACGAATTTTGTGATAGGTTCCAGGACTTTAGGAAATGCAGAACCTGGCTCATTATCTTTCCTGCAAAAATTCGGTAACCGGCTATCTTGCTTTTTAATCCGAACTTTTTACGGAGTAGTATTCACCGATCTAGGTCCATTTCGTATATTAAGATGGCAATCCTTATTACAATTAAACCTACAAGACCTTACTTGGGGTTGGAACTTGGAAATGCAGATTAAAGCGGTCCGGAACGGATTTAAGATCAAAGAGGTTCCGGTTCATTATCGAAAAAGAAACGGTGGAAAGTCCAAAATCAGCGGAAACTTGGTCGGAAGTCTGAAGGCAGGAGTTAAAATACTTTATATTTTCTTTAAGTTAACTTTTTCAACTTAG
- a CDS encoding multiheme c-type cytochrome, whose translation MLLNKRISLIFAVLSLFLTVTLSYYIFKKPKDRPIPVDEVFSQAPWSRPLPHLPPLLGVGEVRAENCGKCHVEIYAEWKTSTHANALSDLQFQSELSKSSSPRWLCLNCHTPVANQRETLVNYLNSGDYRTPIEEPNPNFDPKMKAEGVTCAVCHVRLDKDGNSYVLGANGNTKPPHPVKIIPDQLRNRCLDCHNANYVLDDQLVCAFKTGIELEQKGNSHGNVACGSCHMGELPRKLVRPELNTPIRTSHKHSFIGGGIPKKFELYDKQISGGYTTGLKIEPLQLKNKGNDLEYSVSFTNEKAAHNIPTGDPERFLLLKISLLDPKGKYLATKEIKFGQEWEWYPKAKLVADTRILPGETKIWKDRFIGIEKVHSKIVFEIYHTRLKESNAEHMRKNSANVHPDLRKKISEIEKYYPFSTLVHKEDVDLLSGKTRFYTPEELFRISKNRRGE comes from the coding sequence ATGTTATTAAATAAAAGAATAAGTCTAATATTCGCGGTCCTCTCCTTATTTTTAACCGTTACTTTATCCTATTATATTTTTAAGAAACCGAAAGATAGACCGATCCCTGTGGACGAAGTTTTTTCGCAGGCTCCCTGGTCCAGACCTTTACCGCATCTGCCTCCTCTTTTAGGAGTGGGAGAAGTTCGCGCTGAAAATTGCGGTAAATGCCATGTGGAAATTTATGCGGAGTGGAAAACTTCCACTCATGCAAACGCACTTTCGGATCTTCAGTTCCAATCTGAACTTTCCAAATCTTCCTCTCCTCGTTGGCTTTGTTTAAACTGTCATACTCCGGTTGCAAACCAGAGAGAAACCCTGGTAAACTATCTAAATAGCGGAGATTATAGAACTCCAATAGAAGAACCGAATCCTAACTTTGATCCCAAGATGAAAGCGGAAGGAGTTACCTGTGCTGTTTGTCATGTTCGTTTGGATAAGGATGGGAACTCCTACGTATTAGGTGCAAACGGAAACACGAAACCTCCTCATCCTGTGAAAATCATTCCGGACCAACTTAGGAATAGATGTCTGGACTGTCACAATGCGAATTACGTCCTGGACGACCAATTGGTATGCGCTTTCAAAACAGGAATTGAACTGGAGCAAAAAGGAAATTCACATGGAAACGTCGCCTGCGGTTCCTGCCATATGGGAGAATTGCCGCGCAAGTTGGTCAGACCGGAATTGAATACTCCCATACGAACTTCTCATAAACATTCCTTTATCGGAGGCGGGATTCCGAAAAAGTTCGAACTCTACGATAAACAGATCTCTGGCGGATATACAACAGGGCTAAAAATCGAACCGCTCCAATTAAAGAATAAAGGAAACGATTTGGAATATTCTGTTTCTTTTACGAATGAAAAAGCGGCTCACAATATTCCTACGGGAGATCCGGAAAGGTTCCTTCTTCTGAAAATTTCGTTATTGGATCCTAAAGGAAAATATCTTGCAACGAAGGAAATCAAATTTGGACAAGAATGGGAATGGTATCCTAAGGCAAAACTAGTTGCTGATACTCGGATTCTTCCCGGAGAAACCAAAATTTGGAAGGACCGGTTTATTGGGATCGAAAAAGTGCATTCCAAGATCGTATTCGAAATTTATCATACTCGATTGAAAGAATCCAATGCGGAACATATGAGAAAGAATAGTGCGAATGTTCACCCGGATCTTCGCAAAAAGATCTCTGAAATAGAAAAATATTATCCTTTCTCCACTTTAGTCCATAAAGAAGACGTAGATTTACTCTCCGGAAAAACTAGGTTCTATACTCCAGAGGAACTTTTCAGGATTTCTAAAAACAGAAGAGGAGAATAA
- a CDS encoding PAS domain S-box protein: protein MSSGKSNKLSEQGVPGQTPEINKETNLALDHIPDAFILADLDWNLTYVNEKAEEVLRRPKESLIGKNILTDFPRTFGTDFETQYRKAKETGNPCIFETFYEPFNSWIEARIYPRSDGFLVYYLDITQRKKKEISWAIGESLLWDISTSDTLSSAFEKVLKTLIKNTAWTYGQIWRSKDNAVYINEEDPYVYDSDLQLLFRKESINRFFSTKEGILKKVSESGELYFIPDLTVDTELKRRDAALAAGFRSWLGIPILSHGRFYEIELLSERVLNPEEAYLDLLGVVSKRFAEIVSRRVADEERKTLIDLSSEIILSLDSNYVIRKTNSAFQRILGYERKNIKNKNLLEFLHPDDVEFTKLKISSGSKEGFENRYITKDRKVRYMRWNTVRLPDSETIFCIGRDITEEKEWNDSLRQLQKMEAVGQLAGGMAHDFNNLLNIILANLDLLELNLRETPELLKRVFSAQDAVRRGAELNRRLLAFARKQALNPEQADVSHVISDFADILTRIRNDIVSIEFCLEEFPMVCSFEKNGLENALLNLCLNSRDAMPQGGRILVSTGFSPAGKEHRSMIPGFVDMEDACVISVRDEGSGMDAGVLERLFEPFFTTKQSGKGTGLGMPMVYGFVKQSNGMVHVYSEVGKGTCVEIFLPLSRNPEIVHEDRNEKILVLERNLKDQTYLVALLKRLGFEILPVNDLKEIKTISENFPEMYAIIAEEEILSENSEWEKFKNMDRMIVVSEWNSKTDFGPRLKVLKRPYTLTKLKKLT, encoded by the coding sequence ATGTCTTCGGGAAAGAGTAATAAACTATCGGAGCAAGGGGTTCCGGGACAAACTCCCGAAATAAACAAAGAAACAAACTTAGCATTAGATCATATTCCTGACGCGTTTATATTAGCTGACCTGGATTGGAACCTAACGTATGTAAATGAAAAAGCGGAAGAAGTTTTACGTAGACCGAAAGAATCCTTGATCGGTAAAAATATTCTTACGGATTTTCCGAGAACATTCGGAACGGATTTCGAAACACAATACAGAAAAGCAAAGGAAACGGGAAATCCGTGTATATTCGAGACGTTTTACGAACCGTTTAATTCTTGGATAGAAGCCAGGATCTATCCAAGGTCTGACGGATTCTTAGTTTATTACCTGGATATCACCCAAAGGAAAAAGAAAGAAATCTCCTGGGCAATCGGAGAAAGTTTACTCTGGGACATTTCCACCTCCGACACTTTAAGTTCCGCATTCGAAAAAGTTCTTAAAACATTAATTAAAAATACTGCATGGACTTACGGACAGATCTGGAGGTCCAAAGATAATGCGGTTTATATAAATGAGGAGGATCCGTACGTTTACGACTCCGATCTTCAACTTCTATTCAGAAAGGAATCCATAAACAGATTTTTCAGCACCAAAGAAGGAATACTAAAGAAAGTAAGCGAATCTGGAGAATTGTATTTTATTCCGGACCTGACGGTCGATACGGAACTTAAAAGAAGAGATGCAGCATTGGCGGCAGGTTTTCGCTCATGGTTGGGCATTCCCATACTCTCTCACGGAAGATTTTATGAGATAGAACTTCTTTCCGAAAGAGTTCTAAATCCGGAAGAAGCATACTTGGATCTGTTAGGCGTTGTTTCTAAAAGATTCGCAGAGATCGTTAGTAGAAGGGTAGCCGACGAGGAACGAAAGACCCTAATAGACCTTTCTTCCGAGATTATACTTAGTTTAGACTCAAATTACGTGATCCGAAAAACGAATTCCGCTTTCCAAAGGATCTTAGGTTACGAAAGAAAAAATATCAAAAACAAAAATTTGTTGGAGTTCCTACATCCGGACGATGTCGAGTTTACAAAACTAAAAATTTCCTCGGGTTCTAAAGAAGGATTCGAAAATCGTTATATAACGAAGGATAGGAAAGTCCGTTATATGAGATGGAATACCGTCCGACTTCCCGATTCTGAGACGATCTTTTGTATCGGAAGAGATATCACGGAAGAAAAAGAATGGAATGATTCTCTTAGACAACTCCAAAAAATGGAGGCGGTAGGCCAGCTCGCAGGAGGAATGGCCCATGACTTTAATAATCTACTAAATATCATTCTAGCTAATTTGGACCTTTTAGAATTAAATTTAAGAGAAACTCCAGAATTATTGAAGAGAGTATTCTCCGCCCAAGACGCTGTCAGGAGAGGCGCCGAACTCAATAGAAGATTATTGGCATTCGCACGTAAACAGGCATTAAATCCGGAGCAAGCGGACGTAAGTCATGTGATCTCGGATTTTGCGGACATACTCACTCGGATCAGAAATGATATTGTCAGCATAGAATTTTGTCTCGAAGAATTTCCGATGGTTTGTTCATTCGAGAAGAATGGCTTAGAAAACGCACTCTTAAATCTTTGTTTAAACTCGAGAGATGCGATGCCTCAAGGCGGGAGAATATTAGTAAGCACCGGATTTTCTCCGGCCGGGAAAGAACATAGATCCATGATCCCAGGATTTGTAGATATGGAAGACGCATGCGTCATTTCGGTTCGAGACGAAGGTTCGGGAATGGATGCAGGAGTATTAGAAAGACTATTCGAGCCGTTCTTTACGACAAAACAATCCGGAAAAGGGACCGGCCTTGGAATGCCTATGGTTTACGGATTTGTAAAGCAGTCTAACGGAATGGTTCATGTATACAGTGAAGTCGGTAAGGGAACCTGCGTGGAAATATTCCTTCCATTGAGCAGAAATCCTGAGATCGTCCATGAGGATAGAAACGAAAAGATCTTAGTATTAGAAAGGAATTTAAAAGATCAGACGTATTTAGTCGCTTTGTTAAAAAGATTAGGTTTTGAAATCTTACCCGTAAACGATCTGAAGGAAATAAAGACCATTTCAGAAAATTTTCCTGAAATGTATGCGATTATAGCAGAAGAAGAGATTTTATCCGAAAACTCCGAGTGGGAAAAGTTTAAGAATATGGATCGAATGATCGTAGTTTCAGAATGGAATTCTAAGACGGACTTTGGTCCTCGTCTGAAAGTTTTGAAAAGGCCTTATACTTTGACTAAGTTGAAAAAGTTAACTTAA
- a CDS encoding SMP-30/gluconolactonase/LRE family protein gives MNKNYKIIILFTLYFVGACNPSGIKIGEAYRFGDVPSAILEVQDKQDPFLNGLKVEMTDLPGHDDLIFDPAKGFGYASGMDGWIWRLNFKIGKAEQWVKPPVNPAGMQYSDEKKDKILFCASRLGGEIYEEKNKVGLYEVDIETKKIVPIILDLPKLEKEEFEKVYSFSDMPTLSLQDLDSSNSRPFSLCNDLAVSEDKDRIYITEPFERGDAAMGSGAVPEAIGLYPHGKLWMLDRKKNTISLVLNGFTFVDGILLEKGADGKEESVVFTETTKFRLLRAFISGKNRGSSEILFENLPGLADGLERDQSGRIWTGIIKKRSGLVNIIHRNPWLKKVILSLPQKILPISHNTGILLIDQSGKKPLYYSMHDGSKVRDISVSVPFEDRVYFPSFDKTSRGLYSLPVSSFKMKE, from the coding sequence ATGAATAAAAATTATAAAATCATAATATTATTTACTCTTTATTTTGTCGGAGCTTGTAATCCTTCCGGAATTAAAATAGGAGAAGCCTACAGATTTGGGGATGTGCCTTCTGCCATTTTGGAAGTGCAAGACAAACAGGACCCTTTTCTAAATGGGCTTAAAGTGGAGATGACGGATTTACCTGGTCATGACGATCTGATTTTCGATCCTGCGAAAGGATTCGGATACGCGTCTGGAATGGACGGTTGGATCTGGAGACTAAATTTTAAAATAGGAAAGGCGGAACAATGGGTGAAACCACCCGTTAATCCGGCAGGAATGCAATACAGCGACGAAAAAAAGGACAAAATATTGTTTTGCGCTTCCAGGCTCGGAGGGGAAATCTACGAAGAGAAAAATAAAGTAGGCCTTTACGAAGTTGATATAGAAACTAAAAAGATAGTTCCTATCATTTTAGATCTTCCTAAATTAGAAAAAGAAGAATTCGAAAAAGTATATTCTTTTTCCGATATGCCCACCTTATCCCTGCAAGATCTGGACTCTTCCAATTCGAGACCTTTCTCTTTATGCAATGATCTGGCGGTATCCGAGGACAAAGATCGTATCTATATCACTGAACCTTTTGAAAGAGGGGACGCAGCAATGGGGAGCGGTGCAGTCCCGGAAGCGATAGGTCTTTATCCACATGGAAAACTTTGGATGTTGGATCGAAAAAAGAATACGATCTCACTTGTGTTGAACGGATTTACTTTCGTGGATGGGATCCTTCTCGAAAAAGGCGCGGACGGAAAAGAAGAGTCGGTCGTATTTACGGAAACCACTAAGTTTAGGCTACTCCGAGCTTTTATATCCGGAAAGAATCGAGGGAGTTCCGAAATACTATTCGAAAATCTTCCAGGCCTTGCCGACGGATTGGAAAGAGATCAAAGCGGAAGGATCTGGACGGGAATTATCAAAAAAAGATCCGGTCTTGTTAATATTATACATCGGAATCCTTGGCTTAAGAAAGTGATCCTATCATTGCCTCAGAAAATTCTACCTATTTCTCATAATACCGGAATACTTTTGATCGATCAGAGCGGCAAAAAGCCTCTCTATTATTCTATGCATGATGGTTCTAAGGTTAGAGATATTTCAGTTTCTGTGCCTTTCGAGGACAGAGTATATTTTCCTTCTTTCGATAAAACTTCCAGAGGATTGTATTCTTTGCCTGTGTCCTCTTTCAAAATGAAAGAGTAA
- a CDS encoding PP2C family protein-serine/threonine phosphatase — protein MGKNRIPHWLFGSILFFFFWGCQPGKENPKVIQGILDLRQWNFQTDGNISLDGDWEFYWNELLIDHKTKARPSSISYIKVPAKWDKGRNVSHKYPSHGFATYKAKVLLPEANTQLSLKISSISSSYTLFVNGKEISRGGNVAKLESEYSPGYKPGVFSFISDKPELEILIHVSNFKYSNGSGIWNPIRLGNTSDIQRISLRATMLDSITFGTLFVMSLYHFTFYLMRRRDPSALFFAVLCMCIALRVAFYGERIFYNVLPIFQNYEFSVRGEILFLFLLLPGTILYVQSIFKEQFKKDKVFNIIFYLSILLVLSAALFPTKLYTMSFFINSLEMLMLGILTYLFFRLAFMSVKKVEGARICFFSLVVNLITVANDVLYLNKFIDSFYMVPYGVLALVLSQCVLLASRFSKGFVLAEDLGEELKKLNVNLEQIVIERTENLNESLKLLKGDLSLAKKLQQKTLPTLNLNGKNVSIHPYYLPMSEIGGDYYDIFELEPGYFRLFLVDATGHGVQAALLTMTIKAEFESIKFVKDKPSHILELLNEACCQKYRSINIIFSAVLADIDLNNNVLYYSSAGHPPQVLKQKQEGADYLYSRGPIIGLKKEATYKNVTVPLLPGNRIFFFSDGIFEEFDQEKEEFGESRVLSILSRNTSIQEVAEDLISELQIFVGPRGLQDDVTLLAVEVH, from the coding sequence TTGGGCAAGAATAGAATACCACATTGGCTCTTTGGATCTATACTATTCTTCTTTTTTTGGGGCTGCCAGCCAGGAAAGGAAAACCCTAAAGTCATACAAGGGATCTTGGATTTAAGGCAATGGAATTTCCAAACGGACGGCAATATTAGTCTAGATGGAGACTGGGAATTTTATTGGAATGAGCTTCTTATCGATCACAAAACCAAAGCGCGGCCTTCCTCGATCTCTTATATAAAAGTTCCCGCAAAATGGGACAAAGGACGTAACGTCTCCCATAAATATCCGAGCCATGGCTTCGCGACTTATAAGGCAAAAGTATTATTGCCGGAAGCAAATACACAACTTAGCCTTAAGATCTCCTCTATCAGCTCTTCTTACACGTTGTTCGTTAACGGAAAAGAGATCTCCAGAGGAGGAAATGTAGCTAAATTAGAATCCGAATATTCCCCCGGCTATAAACCGGGAGTTTTTAGTTTTATCTCCGACAAACCAGAGCTCGAAATCTTGATCCATGTTTCGAATTTTAAATATTCGAACGGTTCCGGGATCTGGAATCCGATCCGATTAGGAAACACATCCGATATCCAGCGGATTTCATTAAGAGCCACGATGCTGGATTCAATTACATTCGGGACATTGTTCGTGATGTCATTATATCATTTTACGTTTTATTTAATGAGAAGAAGAGATCCTTCCGCATTATTCTTTGCGGTGCTCTGCATGTGCATAGCCCTTAGGGTTGCGTTTTACGGAGAAAGGATCTTTTACAATGTCTTACCGATTTTCCAGAACTATGAATTTTCCGTAAGAGGAGAGATACTATTCCTATTTTTACTTTTACCTGGAACAATCCTATATGTCCAATCCATATTCAAAGAACAATTTAAAAAGGACAAAGTATTTAATATTATATTTTACTTAAGTATTCTTTTAGTTCTCTCTGCCGCTCTTTTCCCCACAAAATTGTATACCATGTCTTTTTTTATTAATTCATTAGAAATGCTGATGTTGGGAATTTTGACCTATTTATTTTTCAGATTAGCATTCATGTCCGTAAAAAAGGTGGAAGGAGCGCGAATTTGCTTCTTTAGTCTCGTAGTAAATCTGATCACCGTTGCAAATGACGTTCTATATTTGAATAAGTTTATAGATTCTTTCTACATGGTCCCGTACGGTGTTTTGGCGCTTGTTCTATCGCAATGCGTACTACTTGCTTCTAGATTTTCGAAAGGTTTCGTTCTTGCGGAAGATCTTGGAGAAGAACTCAAAAAACTAAATGTGAATCTGGAACAGATCGTAATCGAAAGAACGGAAAATTTGAACGAGTCTTTAAAACTTTTGAAAGGAGACCTCTCTCTTGCGAAAAAGTTACAACAGAAGACCTTACCCACTCTAAATCTAAACGGAAAGAACGTATCCATTCATCCTTATTATCTTCCTATGTCCGAGATAGGAGGAGATTACTACGACATTTTCGAATTGGAACCCGGCTATTTCCGTTTATTCCTAGTGGATGCCACAGGCCATGGGGTGCAAGCTGCTCTTCTTACAATGACCATTAAGGCGGAATTCGAAAGTATTAAATTCGTAAAGGACAAACCTTCTCATATATTAGAATTATTAAATGAAGCTTGTTGCCAAAAATACAGAAGTATCAACATAATCTTCTCAGCGGTTTTGGCTGATATAGACTTGAATAATAACGTTCTGTATTATTCTTCCGCAGGACATCCTCCCCAGGTCTTGAAACAAAAACAAGAAGGAGCGGATTATCTGTATTCCAGAGGACCTATCATAGGTCTTAAAAAAGAAGCCACTTATAAGAACGTTACCGTTCCTCTTCTTCCTGGGAATAGGATCTTCTTTTTTTCAGACGGGATTTTCGAAGAATTCGATCAGGAAAAAGAAGAATTCGGAGAGAGTCGAGTCCTATCTATTTTGAGTAGAAATACAAGCATCCAGGAAGTTGCGGAAGATCTGATCTCTGAACTGCAAATTTTTGTGGGTCCGAGAGGGCTCCAAGACGACGTCACACTTCTTGCAGTGGAAGTTCATTAA
- a CDS encoding PAS domain S-box protein — protein sequence MRSSILIIEDREEEYKWIRTLLGGIESFTPNCVRALDFREALDKLKTEFFGVILFQFNSQKNLEVLEKSKILPPLIAIAEDRESKEVLKKSKIHFADLLLKENVSADLLDRSLRLILQARITEENLNLLKIGIEKSKDIFLITEASPIDEPGPKIVYVNGAFERLTGYKREEVLGKTPRILQGPKTDRVVLDRIRKAISEAKPCFEEIINYDKDGKEYWIEMDIFPIVNEQGIVTHLMGIERDITERRNSEERIRHSQKMEAVGQLAGGMAHDFNNLLNVILANLDLLEMKLKDSEDLMKRVRSAQDAIQRGVEVNKRLLAFSRKQALNPESCDVNRVLREFTPILDRIRTDKIEIEYEISDEKTVCDIEKTGLENAVLNLALNARDAMPEGGKIFISTGFVSNGDTKGPKISGLEAKDYFLVTVTDTGTGMDDATKARIFDPFFSTKGGGKGTGLGLTMVYGFVKQSNGFLKVITAPEYGSSFLIFLPVHEQEKSEQLIPAKKKILVMEENRETAELASVYLRELGYEPHMSSDMKRLAKFFSGDPEISFVLLDLQLANSKGIDLKKELERFGSGKIIATSSSRGESLELPNTIPLVRKPYTKTSLKEAVRNIGEILP from the coding sequence ATGCGATCCAGTATTTTAATTATAGAAGACAGGGAAGAAGAATACAAATGGATCCGAACTCTATTAGGAGGTATCGAATCCTTTACTCCTAACTGTGTCCGAGCCTTAGACTTTCGAGAGGCATTGGATAAGCTTAAGACCGAATTTTTTGGCGTTATATTATTCCAATTCAATTCCCAAAAAAATTTAGAAGTTCTGGAGAAGTCCAAGATACTTCCCCCTCTTATCGCCATTGCAGAAGATCGGGAAAGTAAGGAAGTCCTTAAAAAGTCTAAGATCCACTTTGCGGATCTGTTGCTGAAAGAGAATGTAAGCGCGGATCTTCTGGATCGATCTTTACGCCTAATACTACAAGCAAGAATAACGGAAGAAAATCTAAATCTTCTTAAGATAGGGATTGAAAAGTCCAAAGATATTTTTCTGATCACGGAAGCTTCTCCTATAGACGAACCCGGGCCGAAGATCGTATACGTGAATGGAGCTTTTGAAAGACTTACAGGGTATAAAAGAGAGGAGGTATTAGGAAAAACTCCTAGAATTCTACAAGGCCCTAAAACGGATCGAGTTGTCCTGGATCGTATCCGAAAAGCGATCTCTGAGGCAAAACCTTGTTTCGAAGAGATTATCAATTACGACAAAGACGGAAAAGAATATTGGATCGAGATGGATATCTTTCCCATCGTCAACGAGCAAGGAATCGTTACACATTTGATGGGGATAGAAAGAGATATTACGGAAAGGCGAAATTCCGAAGAAAGGATAAGGCATTCCCAAAAGATGGAGGCAGTGGGTCAGCTTGCAGGTGGAATGGCGCATGACTTTAATAATTTATTAAATGTAATATTAGCCAATCTGGATCTTCTCGAAATGAAGTTGAAAGATTCCGAAGATCTGATGAAAAGGGTTCGGTCCGCCCAAGACGCCATACAAAGAGGAGTAGAGGTCAACAAAAGACTTTTGGCTTTTTCCAGGAAACAGGCCTTAAATCCCGAATCGTGCGACGTAAACCGCGTATTGAGGGAATTTACTCCCATTCTAGATCGGATCAGGACTGATAAAATAGAAATAGAATACGAGATCTCCGACGAAAAAACGGTTTGCGACATAGAAAAGACCGGACTTGAGAACGCGGTGCTCAATCTTGCATTGAATGCAAGAGATGCTATGCCGGAAGGAGGTAAAATATTTATTTCTACCGGGTTTGTGAGTAACGGAGACACAAAAGGGCCTAAAATTTCCGGTTTGGAGGCAAAGGATTATTTTTTGGTTACCGTTACCGACACAGGGACTGGCATGGACGATGCTACCAAGGCACGCATTTTTGATCCTTTTTTTTCGACCAAGGGAGGAGGAAAAGGAACCGGTTTGGGATTGACCATGGTTTACGGTTTTGTAAAACAATCGAACGGTTTTTTAAAGGTTATCACCGCGCCGGAATACGGTTCCAGTTTTCTAATATTTCTGCCGGTACATGAGCAGGAAAAGAGCGAGCAACTTATCCCGGCCAAAAAGAAAATTTTGGTCATGGAAGAAAATCGGGAAACCGCTGAATTGGCCTCTGTATATTTGAGAGAACTTGGTTACGAACCTCATATGAGCTCGGATATGAAACGATTGGCAAAATTTTTCTCAGGCGACCCGGAGATCTCATTCGTATTGTTGGACCTCCAACTAGCGAATTCTAAGGGGATAGATCTGAAAAAAGAACTGGAAAGATTCGGCTCAGGAAAAATAATCGCTACCTCTTCGAGTCGGGGAGAAAGTTTAGAACTTCCTAATACTATTCCTCTGGTCCGAAAACCATATACAAAAACCTCATTGAAAGAAGCTGTTCGCAACATCGGAGAAATTCTTCCATGA